The genomic window TTCGTCAAACACACCTGCAGGCTCGGCTTCTATCACACGAATATTGGCGGTATCGCCGGTTTTGGTTACGGTAAACTCTACGAGTACGTGGCCTTCAGTGCCGCGTCGCGCTGCGCGTTTTGGATAATCCGCCGGCGCGCCTACGATTTGTCGAATATCACGATCGAGCAATTTAAATTTAGGATCGGTTTTCACCATTTCTGCGACAGTCGCTTCAACTTTTGTAAGACCTGCGGGTATCGACTCTACGCAACCGCTGTATTCTTTTTTAAGTTTTTCTAACCGTTCTGCTTGTGGTGCACTCAGCGCCAATCCTTGAGCGTTAAGTTTTGCTAATTCAGCTTTCGCTTTGTCGTAAGTTTTATCCGCGCTGGCGACTAATTTATTTATTTGCTGCACAGTGCCATTGGTATAATTATCTTTGTCATTAATCAAGTTACGCGCACCGCGACATTGACTGGACGCTTGATTAAATGCATCTAACGCCGGCTTAAAATCATCTCGATCATTTTTGACGGTGTAATTTAATTGTTGTTTGTAATTATTTACCGCTTCCGTAATGTCCAGCCCTAAGCGATCACAGAGTCGTACTTCATAAGAATTTTCATGCACATCTAAAACAGACCCGCTCATTGCTAAAGCGTCGGTTTTATTTTTATCATACAATTTACGTTTTTCACGCGCTTGATCAAAATCACCATTGGCTAAGGCAATGCGCGCTAGTGAACATTCTTTCAATCCTTGTTCAAACAAAGGTAAGGCAGCGGCTCGATCTAAATCTTTTTTAATGCCTACGCAAAAATCCAACACTCGCTGAGTTTCTTCGCTAGGAGCAGTTGCAATAGCCGCATTATCCAATTGAGCTGCTTGATTAATTTTAGCAAGATGACTCTCGTAATGTTTATTCGCTAATACAAGGTCAGTACGACGGGCTGATTTTGCCGCACGACAATCTTGTGAGGCCTCGCGCACTAAGCTTTTAAATTGCTCCGTTTCAGCGGCATGCGCAGTAGTCGCGCACAACATTATTGCCAGCAATAGGCTCGCAATATGTTGTAGATTAACGTTCAATTTAAACATCATTTCTCTCTCCTTGATCAAACCCCATGACACTCACGGTGTAAGGGATATTCATTTACTGATTTTTTTGCTCAACACTAAAGGTAAATCGCTGTTTCACACCCACAACATCCACGGGTTGACCATTCTCTATTTTAGGTTTGTATTTCCAAGTTAATACCGCACTTAACGTCACAAGTTCAAAGTAATCCACAGGTTCCGCTTCCAGTACTTTCGGATTTTTGACGTTGCCGGATTTATCCACGGTAAATTCAACAATCACGTAACCTTCCAAGCCTTTACTACGCGCACGTTCTGGATACGGTGGCGCTACGGTAACAATGGGTAAAAGATTACTGTCTCCTTGACCAATTTCTTGAAATTTAAGCTCAAAGTTTTTATCCATTACAAAACGCGGTGGTGCGCTTTGTTGCATTTTAAGCGGCGCATCAATCCGAGGTTCAATCGGGATTCGCGGTGGCGCATCCACTGCCGTCGTTTGTGCTATCCCTGCATCTACTGACGCTTCAATAACAGATTTATTAGCCCCTTGATCAACCGACGCTTCACTTTGCGCACTTTTCACTATTTCTTTTGATTTTTCTAAATTATCTTCAGGTGCCAGAACAGACGCAGGAGCTGCGCTAACTGTAAAAGCGGTTAAGCCGAATATTAAAATTCCGCAAGCTATTGTGATACCCGTCATCGGTATTAGTATTTTTATCTGACGAGTTACAGAACTATTCACTCTATCTCCTGCTAGCTAAACAAGTATTTATCATGCTGCTCTAAGCTCCACAGGTTTACTGGCGCTATTCACAATCTCAAACCTGCAAATAATCCTATAGCAGAATGCAGCTACCATCGCTCGACATTGGAATACAAATCATCGGATCAATCCATCGTGATGACGTCTCCATTGCAGCTACGACAAATGCTTCAGGAATGTGCGGTGGCTTATAATAACATGCGAGCTTTGCATGTCACGCAAGACCTGTCATAAGTGCTAATTACATCACTGGCTGATACTTCGCCTTTAACCTAGGGAACTCACTGGGCTACAATAGCACTAATGTTGTGCGGATTAAGTACTGCGCACTCAAGCACGATCCTGTAGCAATTCCAAAGCATGGCTTGCAGATGCACCAGGTTCGATTCATTCAAATCTTAAAGAGCATGTTATGAATTGTTACCGATCCGCAAATACCTTATTCATTAGTTTATTCATGTTTTTCGCAGGAGTGCTGCCGTCACTAATAAATGTGGCAAATGCGGCAACTCCGGCAAACAGTACAACGTCTGTAGAAGTTCAAACCGAATTAACCCATGCACGGTTAATGAGTGAAACAACACAAATTAGTCCGGGCCAAACATTTTGGGTGGGTTTGGCATTAACACCTAGTGAGGATTGGCATACTTACTGGCGCAATCCCGGTGATGCCGGTAAGGCCACCAGTATTGAATGGTCATTGCCCGCGCAATTCACCGCCAGCGCCATTCATTGGCCAGCGCCTTCAAGACTACCTTCTGAACCCGTTGTAAGTTTTGGTTATCCGGCCGACGTTTTATTACCCGTACAAATTACCGTTCCCGCTGATTTGCAAACCGATACCGTTACTTTGAAAGCGCATGCGCGTTGGTTGGTCTGTAAAGATGTCTGTATTCCCGAACAAGCTGAATTAATTCTAACGCTTCGAGTTGGTAAACAAGGCCAGCCCACGGCGGATGCGGCCCTTATACTGGACGCGCTACATCAAACACCATTAGAAGCAACGGTTAGCAGTGAATTTGGAAGTTCACATGCTACGCCTGATGCGGGTGATCACGTAGGCAGCCAAATTGATTTGCGCATCTCGGCAGACGCTCAATTACTAAACAATATTACGGCAGCTTTCTTTTTTCCTTATGCATCCGACATCATCAATAACGCAGCGGCGCAACCTTTAACCATTGGGAAAAGCCATTTAGGTCTGGTAATTCCGACACTGCCCACCGTGGCAGAAGATTTACTCAATAAACAACGAGATGCACGCGATCTAGCCGGCGTGGTCGTGATAGAAACGGGGACGGGTCGCGCCGCGTGGGCGATCAATCCCACTTTAAATACCGCACTTCCACCGTTAGTAGCTATTACCACTACGGCAAATAGCCTCAGTTTATTTGAAGCACTACTGTTTGCATTTCTTGGCGGCTTAATTCTGAATTTAATGCCCTGTGTTTTGCCCGTGTTATCCCTTAAAGCACTCGCGATTGCCCGTAAATCAGGCGCCGAACGCGCCGCCATTCGTGCCCAAGGCTGGGTGTTTGCCGCCGGGGTTATTATCAGTTTCTTAATAGTCGCTGGCGCGCTTTTAGTTATCAAAGCCGCCGGTGCGCAAATTGGTTGGGGCTTCCACTTACAAAACCCACTCGTCATTGGCGTCCTTATATATGTACTGTTTTTAGTAGCGCTCAATTTATCGGGCGTATTTGAAGTCGGTGCTGGCTTACAAGGCGTGGGTCAAAAGTTCGCTCATAACAACAGCGCGTGGGGTACTTTTTTTACTGGCGTCCTCGCCGTCATGGTTGCAACGCCCTGCACCGCGCCCTTCATGGCGCCGGCCTTAGGTTTTGCCCTGACGCAACCCATGGGTATCGCACTCGCCGTATTTTTAGCATTGGGCATTGGCTTTGCGCTGCCGCTGTGGCTAGTTTGCCAAATTCCCGCTGCGCAACGTCTATTACCTAAACCTGGCGCGTGGATGGATACCTTCAAGCAATTGCTTGCCTTCCCGATGTATCTCGCTGCCATCTGGTTGATCTGGGTCTTGGGACGACAAAGCGGGCCT from Gammaproteobacteria bacterium includes these protein-coding regions:
- a CDS encoding energy transducer TonB, translated to MMFKLNVNLQHIASLLLAIMLCATTAHAAETEQFKSLVREASQDCRAAKSARRTDLVLANKHYESHLAKINQAAQLDNAAIATAPSEETQRVLDFCVGIKKDLDRAAALPLFEQGLKECSLARIALANGDFDQAREKRKLYDKNKTDALAMSGSVLDVHENSYEVRLCDRLGLDITEAVNNYKQQLNYTVKNDRDDFKPALDAFNQASSQCRGARNLINDKDNYTNGTVQQINKLVASADKTYDKAKAELAKLNAQGLALSAPQAERLEKLKKEYSGCVESIPAGLTKVEATVAEMVKTDPKFKLLDRDIRQIVGAPADYPKRAARRGTEGHVLVEFTVTKTGDTANIRVIEAEPAGVFDEAVIEAVSKYKYQPATNKSGQAIDTPGNQKRVVFKLQ
- a CDS encoding energy transducer TonB; translated protein: MNSSVTRQIKILIPMTGITIACGILIFGLTAFTVSAAPASVLAPEDNLEKSKEIVKSAQSEASVDQGANKSVIEASVDAGIAQTTAVDAPPRIPIEPRIDAPLKMQQSAPPRFVMDKNFELKFQEIGQGDSNLLPIVTVAPPYPERARSKGLEGYVIVEFTVDKSGNVKNPKVLEAEPVDYFELVTLSAVLTWKYKPKIENGQPVDVVGVKQRFTFSVEQKNQ
- a CDS encoding thioredoxin family protein, producing the protein MSETTQISPGQTFWVGLALTPSEDWHTYWRNPGDAGKATSIEWSLPAQFTASAIHWPAPSRLPSEPVVSFGYPADVLLPVQITVPADLQTDTVTLKAHARWLVCKDVCIPEQAELILTLRVGKQGQPTADAALILDALHQTPLEATVSSEFGSSHATPDAGDHVGSQIDLRISADAQLLNNITAAFFFPYASDIINNAAAQPLTIGKSHLGLVIPTLPTVAEDLLNKQRDARDLAGVVVIETGTGRAAWAINPTLNTALPPLVAITTTANSLSLFEALLFAFLGGLILNLMPCVLPVLSLKALAIARKSGAERAAIRAQGWVFAAGVIISFLIVAGALLVIKAAGAQIGWGFHLQNPLVIGVLIYVLFLVALNLSGVFEVGAGLQGVGQKFAHNNSAWGTFFTGVLAVMVATPCTAPFMAPALGFALTQPMGIALAVFLALGIGFALPLWLVCQIPAAQRLLPKPGAWMDTFKQLLAFPMYLAAIWLIWVLGRQSGPNAIGIILLGCLALGFATWVMTKQWKTFLRISFMVLAIVAAVMALHSVSKTSGLEHATSSNTAHAGIETEPYTPARLADLRAAHQPVFVNMTADWCITCMVNEKVAFTNNANKIFVEKNITYLIGDWTNYDPAITAYLAEFKRSGVPLYVYYDANDNVTVLPQILTERILLDALGQ